From the genome of Glycine soja cultivar W05 chromosome 14, ASM419377v2, whole genome shotgun sequence:
GATTGAACAGGCTGTTCAGTGCATGCTACCATATCCTTATTTCTCTTAAACAGGCTGTTCAGTGCATGATTTAAATATTTCAGCTAGGGCAGTATTTATTTTCAGTACAAGGTATTTGTTTACTGTTTCAAGCCTACTGGATTTTCGCTTATTGGAGCATTTTTTAGTGTTATAAAACAATGTCCTGGCTCCTTGCTTAACACTAACAACTTAAAGCTTTTAGGTCAGGTGGTTTGTTGACTGTTAAGATGTACTAGCATATGATTCCCCTTTGAATATAGTTACATATGTTCTCTAATCTTCCTCTCATGACGAGTCAGCATTCAGATAAGCAAAGACACAGCAATGACTCGAAAACCATGATATCCATCACTATAAAGAATTCTTATTGATATAAGATATGAAACTTGATCTgtcaaaatacttatttttttaatataaaataaaatattatattttaaatatatttattattttttcagctTGCTGCACTAAATCAGTTAAGAAATATATTTGGACTGGGTAAACGTGAAGCCGAGGCGATTTCACTTGATGTTACGTCGAAGGTATATCGCAAACGACTTGCACAGGCTGTTGCAGATGGTGAGTTAGAAATGGCAGATAGCAAAGCAGCCTTCCTTCAAAATCTATGTGATGAACTTCATTTTGATCCACAAAAGGCCAGTGAACTTCATGAAGGTAAAACTTATTCATGCTTACAGTTAGTTGGAAGTTGACCATATTTTAGGCCTTTATTATTAAACACTTTATGTTCTGTCGGTTTTTATTCATGTGCAATTCTTAAATCTTAAGGTTGTAAAATGTAAACTTGTAAAACCCTTTTTACATGATGTGACTGTTGtcttctttttaatattatatttatttagctATACCACAATCTAACGatagtatattatttttaagaaatttatcgGCAAAAGCTTCAGAAATGTGTAGCTGATGGGGAGCTCAATGAGGAAGATGTTGCTGCTTTGTTGAGGTTGCGTGTAATGCTCTGCATACCGCAACAGATTGTTGAAACAGCTCATTCAGATATATGTGGCAGTTTGTTTGAAAAGGTAGTCGACGTTTACTTTTCCCTATCTAATTGTTTGGTCCTTCATAGGTGTCAAATTAGTGAAATTACATATTTCTTGCTGTGAAGAAGTACGATCCGTCCATGCATTGTAACAAACTGATAATGATAATATGAATCCATGGATGAACACTAAAATTGCTATCCATATGAATATGGGTTCAAGATGATTATGGAACTGTGATTATCAAACTCATAGGTAGCATGAGAAGTTACAGTTGTCAAATTTTAATGTGGTGATAAACCTGATAATGCTTTCATTTACTGGTAGCATGGAGGAGACCATGAATctactgcattttttttatcttacagGAAGGATACACTGTTGTAGTCTGTACTCTGTACATGCTAGGATTTGTCTTGAATTTCTAAAATGTGTATCAATTGGAATTGTTACTATAAAATCTGTTTGTTGGTTTTATTATCTTATATCAAAGTTGTACAAGTCTAGAGTGCTTAACTTGATGACATTGATATGTGAAGAAAtgggttagtttttattttggtgtaTCATGAGATATGTTTCAATCTGTCAAGAGATATTCAAAGTTTTATTGCATTATTACTAATTCATGTTTCCCTTTTGATAGGTTGTGAAGGAGGCAATTGCATCAGGGGTTGATGGATATGATGCTGAAATCCAGAAATCAGTAAGAAAATCAGCACATGGCCTGCGACTTACTAGGGAGGTTGCTATTTCTATTGCGAGCAAGGCGGTGAGTATCAAGTTATCAAGAAATTCAATGCTCATATATAGGTTTGAATTGGTTTAAATTTTGCTCTGATGTTTTTTTGGCATTACAGGTAAGgaagatttttattaattacataaaacGTGCACGGGCAGCTGGAAATCGTACAGAGTCTGCGAAAGAACTGAAGAAGATGATAGCCTTCAACACCTTAGTTGTAACTAATTTGGTGGAGGACATTAAAGGGGAGTCAGCTGATATTTCAACTGAAGAACCTGTGAAAGAGGACATTACACAAACTGACGACGAAGAATGGGAATCACTTCAGACACTCAAGAAAATAAGACCGAACAAAGAACTTACGGAAAAGTTGGGAAAACCTGGTCAGACAGAAATTACTCTGAAAGATGATCTTCCTGAAAGGGATAGGACTGATCTTTACAAGACATACTTACTTTATTGTCTAACTGGTGAAGTGACAAGGGTTCCGTTCGGTGCTCAGATCACTACTAAGAAGGATGATTCTGAGTATCTTCTTCTAAATCAGCTTGGTGGGATCCTGGGATTGAGTAGTCAAGAAATAGTGGAAGTGCACAGGGGTCTAGCTGAGCAAGCTTTTAGGCAACAGGCTGAGGTAATTTTAGCTGATGGACAGTTGACAAAGGCCAGGGTGGAGCAGCTTAATAACCTCCAGAAGCAAGTAGGCTTACCTCAAGAATATGCTCAGAAAATAATCAAGAGTATAACCACTACAAAAATGGCAGCTGCCATTGAAACTGCTGTAACTCAAGGGAGGCTCAATATGAAGCAGATTAGGGAACTCAAGGAAGCTAATGTTGATTTAGACAGTATGGTATCCGAGAACTTGAGAGAAACCCTCTTCAAAAAAACTGTTGATGACATTTTCTCATCCGGTACAGGAGAGTTTGACAATGAGGAAGTATATGAAAAAATCCCATCAGATCTCAACATTAACAAAGAGAAGGCAAGAGGTGTTGTTCATGAGCTTGCAAAAAGTAGACTATCTAACTCATTGGTTCAGGCCGTGTCTCTACTAAGACAGAGAAATCACAAGGGAGTGGTAAGTAATATTCAAAGCTTCAtgttcacttagtgcatgtttggattcACGTTGGATTATCTAAAATTACGTGCAAATACTAGATCATATGATTTCAAGTAAATGCTCATATATGTTTGGTTTCACTTTAAGAAATTGATTCCGAGTTGATCTTGAGTTGAAACAATTTTAGGTAGTTTTTTGTGTTGAATAAAAAAGGtttatattaagttttatttttaacttgctttcagaaaaaaaaatcatccaaacaTAAGTGAtttcacttcaaaatcaattttgcaaatGTTTGTCCCAACATGGTTATTGTTTGTTTGGACGAGCGttgacaaaattgattttaaattgaattgattttgcaaaattgattattgattttaaattgaattgattttgcaaaattgattttagttaaaattgattttgaagtgatatgatttatgtttgtgtttttattataaaattaagttaagaaTAAAACCCACTATAAAATTTTGGATCCAATTCCAgcgtaaaaattatttaaagttgtttaaaTTCAGAATCAATTCTGAGTTCTTCTTTAACCAtctaaaatttatctaaaatcaATTCTCCAATGTAAAACAAAGCATGCACttattcaaacatatttttacgTTTGGTTGTACAGGTTTCTTCACTCAATGACTTGCTGGCATGTGACAAAGCAGTACCCTCACAGCCAGTTTCATGGGAAGTGCCAGAGGAGCTTGCTGATCTATACACCATATACTTGAAGAGTGATCCAACTCCTGAGAATTTGTCTCGTTTGCAGTATCTGTTGGGTATAAATGATTCAACAGCTGCTGCTCTTAGGGAGATGGGAGATAGATTACTCAATACCACTGCTGAGGAAGAGAAGTTTGTATTCTAGTGTTGTGATAAAATGTTTGGCATTTTAGGCATACTAGAGATGCTTCAAGTCCCCTTAATTTTGCCATTTTTTATTTGCCATTTTGTTTAACGGTAGCAGAAAAAGAATATCACCATGTATAAACTTTGGAATAGAGATGAGTGCAGTGCTGAAATCttagataatattttgtttgagatagttaaattaatcaattgttATTTTGTATGAATGAAAATAAGTTCTCATAATCGTGAACAAGTTTTTCACCGAgcttgtttgtgtttgtttttacatttaaaactCAGTTTAACGCAAATCCAACATTTTTTTGGACCTTTTACGTTGGAAAGTTAGATCGTGAAAAtgaacattaatttatttatatcataaaagtttaattattcatttaatctttataatttttaaacttatttttttaatttttataattaataagtagattttttagtttctaaagtTTAATGAGTagattttttagttcttaaaatttatattttaattcttaaaaagttTCCGTTGTTAAATATACTTCAAAAttcctcctttttctttatagatCTATGGTGATTTTGGAGACCAGTGATTGTGGAGTATTTTTGTTGTATGGTACCGTCTTTATAtccatctttaaaaataatatttcatatttttgctagtaataattttaattcctatTCACATAGCCATCGGATACTTATATATTGttggatatttttcttttacatagtgttaataataataaatcaataaaaataatttaatcaaaacaaacaaatataaaattaattcatttaaactCAAAtgataagtaaataaaattacaaaaataatcatttaatatAATGATCGTTAAagttaattaacatattttaatgttttattcggttaacaaaaattttaaattaaaaatttaatattttttattctttaatagtGATACTTAGAGacttaaaatattaatcataaaaaggatagttatatatttttttaaaactatataaaTGTTACAAATGAGTGAAGCTTTTATATATTGTCAGTGTTGCAGGAAGGCTCTTGGAGTTTTCAAAGAAATACGGCAGAGGATGGCTGGAGAGGGTGGAAGTAGCCAGCGGCAACAAACAGTGGTAGTCAGAGAGTTAGTAGGAGGAGTTACTGGAAGGGAGTGAAGATCCTGTGTTGACAGTACCATgagggtaaaaaaataatagttcaTGCTAAACCTTATAAAGTAGTCTACCCTAGTCTTGTTTGTTCTTAATTTGTttagagtgttgctaggtgcatccagtattttttttaaatggcaaAATTATCTctgctttctttctctctttacgGATTAAGTTGATCTGTAAGAAGCTTGCAGATCAAGTTGCTCCGTAAAAgacttacagatcaacttgatccgtaagtcttaaaaatcaacttgcggatcaacttgatccgtaagaag
Proteins encoded in this window:
- the LOC114384241 gene encoding protein TIC110, chloroplastic-like; this encodes MNPSTLTPSHTHRPLLLPSPFYSRRRRFRVSLPRCSSDAAAAAAPSPPPPTPPQRPPKDLKGIELLVDKLSPPARLATSAVIVAGAAAAGYGLGSRFGGSRYAALGGAVALGAAGGAAAYALNAAAPQVAAVNLHNYVAAFDDPSKLKKEEIEAIASKYGVSKQDEAFKAEICDIYSEFVSSVLPPGGEELKGDEVDRIVSFKNSLGIDDPDAASMHMEIGRKIFRQRLEVGDRDADVEQRRAFQKLIYVSNLVFGDASSFLLPWKRVFKVTDSQIEVAVRDNAQRLFASKLKSVGRDIDAEQLVALRKEQQLCRLSDELAENLFRTHTRKLVEENISVAIGILKSRTKAVPGVSQAIAELDRVLAFNNLLISFKTHPDVDRFARGVGPVSLVGGEYDGDRKIEDLKLLYRAYVSDALSGGRMEDDKLAALNQLRNIFGLGKREAEAISLDVTSKVYRKRLAQAVADGELEMADSKAAFLQNLCDELHFDPQKASELHEEIYRQKLQKCVADGELNEEDVAALLRLRVMLCIPQQIVETAHSDICGSLFEKVVKEAIASGVDGYDAEIQKSVRKSAHGLRLTREVAISIASKAVRKIFINYIKRARAAGNRTESAKELKKMIAFNTLVVTNLVEDIKGESADISTEEPVKEDITQTDDEEWESLQTLKKIRPNKELTEKLGKPGQTEITLKDDLPERDRTDLYKTYLLYCLTGEVTRVPFGAQITTKKDDSEYLLLNQLGGILGLSSQEIVEVHRGLAEQAFRQQAEVILADGQLTKARVEQLNNLQKQVGLPQEYAQKIIKSITTTKMAAAIETAVTQGRLNMKQIRELKEANVDLDSMVSENLRETLFKKTVDDIFSSGTGEFDNEEVYEKIPSDLNINKEKARGVVHELAKSRLSNSLVQAVSLLRQRNHKGVVSSLNDLLACDKAVPSQPVSWEVPEELADLYTIYLKSDPTPENLSRLQYLLGINDSTAAALREMGDRLLNTTAEEEKFVF